In Carya illinoinensis cultivar Pawnee chromosome 9, C.illinoinensisPawnee_v1, whole genome shotgun sequence, the following are encoded in one genomic region:
- the LOC122275732 gene encoding G-type lectin S-receptor-like serine/threonine-protein kinase RKS1 isoform X2: MYSPSKLLLTPLLLLSLLFQICVSQDTITPDEPLKDGDILVSNRETFALGFFSRPANSSRRYVGIWYNKVPVQTVVWVANRDDPLDGSAGILSIDGHGNLDLTETNRSIPIWSTNASVASANHSMARLLDTGNLVLVHPETQRPIWQSFDFPTDTLLPFMKLGLDRRAGLNRSLTSWKSKDDPGTGYYTLAIDPSGYPQLFLYKGGAPLWRGGPWTGQRWSGIPQMKRNFIFNIIYVDNQDEITIEDRLLVPNVFAIAVVKEPGVIERSTWHENGWVAYSSFPTENCDNYQKCGPNSYCDPNNPEKFECTCLPGFEPKSAHDWFLRDGSGGCVRNQGVFTCNSGEGFVKLARVKLPDTSMARVDMSLSLKECKQECLKNCNCTAYTNAIETKGGIGCLTWHGNLVDTRVYYNVGQDLYLRVDATTLEKRQNKYIFSDTSAATTFEESSTRRELDGSTRNSDLQFFDLSKIVAATDNFSVSNKLGEGGFGSVYKGCLYNGKEIAVKRLSKYSGQGVEEFKNEVAIIAKLQHRNLVRILGYCVQGEEKMLIYEYLPNRSLDTFIFDETKRSLLDWGKCFEIICGIARGILYLHQDSRLRIIHRDLKASNVLLDNAMLPKIADFGMARIVGGELGDQIEANTNRVVGTYGYMSPEYAMRGLFSVKLDVYSFGVLLLEIITGKRNSTYYHHDDPSSNLIGHIWELWKEGKAMEIVDSSLGDITLDNEVARCIQIGLLCVQEYATDRPNMSTVVAMLGNDKPLPSPKQPAFFFMGSSHGKDTSTSEAAISINEVTISLVHDR; the protein is encoded by the exons ATGTATTCACCTTCTAAACTGTTATTGACTCCATTattgcttctctctctccttttccaaaTATGCGTTTCCCAAGATACCATTACGCCGGACGAGCCTCTTAAAGACGGTGACATCCTCGTCTCCAACCGAGAAACGTTTGCACTTGGATTTTTCAGCCGGCCTGCCAATTCCAGCCGTCGCTACGTCGGGATTTGGTATAACAAAGTTCCAGTACAAACGGTTGTTTGGGTCGCTAACAGAGACGATCCGCTCGATGGTTCCGCCGGTATCCTTTCCATCGACGGTCATGGAAACCTCGACCTCACCGAGACAAACCGAAGCATCCCTATCTGGTCTACTAACGCTTCTGTTGCCTCCGCGAACCATTCCATGGCACGGCTCTTGGACACCGGGAACCTCGTTTTGGTTCATCCAGAAACCCAGCGCCCTATATGGCAGAGCTTTGACTTTCCGACCGACACTTTGCTTCCGTTTATGAAATTGGGGCTCGATCGCCGGGCTGGGCTGAACAGGTCCCTGACATCTTGGAAGTCCAAGGATGACCCGGGAACCGGCTACTACACCTTAGCGATTGATCCATCCGGGTATCCGCAGCTGTTCTTATACAAGGGTGGGGCTCCTTTGTGGCGGGGCGGACCTTGGACCGGACAAAGATGGAGCGGCATACCCCAAATGAAACGGAATTTCATCTTCAACATCATTTACGTGGATAATCAAGATGAGATCACCATTGAAGACCGTCTCCTTGTACCTAACGTTTTCGCTATTGCGGTGGTGAAGGAACCTGGGGTCATTGAGCGATCTACTTGGCATGAGAACGGGTGGGTCGCGTATTCTTCCTTCCCGACAGAGAATTGCGATAACTACCAAAAATGCGGACCAAATAGTTACTGTGACCCGAACAACCCAGAAAAGTTCGAGTGCACGTGCTTGCCCGGGTTTGAACCCAAGTCAGCCCATGATTGGTTCCTGAGAGATGGGTCGGGCGGGTGCGTGAGGAATCAAGGAGTGTTCACGTGCAATAGCGGAGAAGGGTTCGTGAAGCTTGCACGTGTGAAGTTGCCGGATACCTCGATGGCACGTGTGGACATGAGTCTGTCGTTGAAAGAGTGCAAGCAAGAGTGCCTGAAGAATTGTAATTGTACGGCATACACCAATGCAATTGAGACAAAGGGAGGGATTGGGTGCCTTACATGGCACGGGAACTTGGTGGACACGAGAGTCTATTACAACGTAGGACAAGATTTATATCTACGTGTGGATGCAACTACACTAG AGAAAAGACAAAACAAGTATATTTTTAGCGATACCTCCGCTGCAACAACCTTTGAAGAATCTTCAACTAGAAGGGAGCTCGATGGAAGTACAAGAAATTCAGATTTACAATTCTTTGACCTAAGTAAGATAGTTGCAGCCACGGATAACTTCTCTGTTTCTAACAAGCTAGGAGAAGGTGGTTTTGGATCAGTGTATAAG GGTTGCTTATACAATGGGAAGGAAATAGCAGTGAAAAGACTATCAAAGTACTCCGGACAAGGCGTAGAAGAGTTCAAGAATGAAGTTGCAATCATTGCTAAACTTCAACACAGGAACCTTGTGAGGATTCTTGGTTATTGCGTTCAGGGAGAAGAAAAGATGTTAATCTATGAGTACTTGCCAAACCGAAGTTTGGACACCTTCATTTTTG ATGAAACAAAAAGGTCATTGTTAGATTGGGGCAAATGCTTTGAGATTATTTGTGGGATTGCTCGAGGGATCTTATATCTTCATCAAGACTCAAGATTAAGGATTATCCATAGAGATCTAAAAGCCAGTAATGTTCTACTTGACAATGCAATGCTTCCAAAAATTGCAGATTTTGGTATGGCTAGAATTGTTGGAGGGGAGTTAGGGGACCAAATTGAAGCCAACACAAATCGTGTAGTTGGAACATA TGGTTACATGTCTCCGGAGTATGCAATGCGTGGACTATTTTCAGTGAAGTTAGATGTATACAGCTTTGGGGTTTTGCTACTGGAGATCATTACTGGAAAAAGGAACAGTACTTATTATCATCATGATGATCCCTCCTCAAACTTGATTGGGCAT ATTTGGGAGTTATGGAAAGAAGGCAAAGCCATGGAAATAGTTGATTCGTCATTGGGTGACATAACCCTTGATAATGAAGTTGCAAGATGCATTCAAATTGGGCTTTTGTGTGTGCAAGAATATGCAACAGATCGGCCAAACATGTCAACAGTTGTTGCAATGTTGGGTAATGACAAACCTCTTCCTTCTCCAAAACAacctgcatttttttttatgggtagtAGCCATGGGAAAGACACATCAACTAGCGAAGCAGCCATTTCTATCAATGAAGTAACAATTTCTTTGGTTCACGATCGTTAA
- the LOC122275732 gene encoding G-type lectin S-receptor-like serine/threonine-protein kinase At1g11410 isoform X3, producing MYSPSKLLLTPLLLLSLLFQICVSQDTITPDEPLKDGDILVSNRETFALGFFSRPANSSRRYVGIWYNKVPVQTVVWVANRDDPLDGSAGILSIDGHGNLDLTETNRSIPIWSTNASVASANHSMARLLDTGNLVLVHPETQRPIWQSFDFPTDTLLPFMKLGLDRRAGLNRSLTSWKSKDDPGTGYYTLAIDPSGYPQLFLYKGGAPLWRGGPWTGQRWSGIPQMKRNFIFNIIYVDNQDEITIEDRLLVPNVFAIAVVKEPGVIERSTWHENGWVAYSSFPTENCDNYQKCGPNSYCDPNNPEKFECTCLPGFEPKSAHDWFLRDGSGGCVRNQGVFTCNSGEGFVKLARVKLPDTSMARVDMSLSLKECKQECLKNCNCTAYTNAIETKGGIGCLTWHGNLVDTRVYYNVGQDLYLRVDATTLAQYAKKNGLLQNRGKLAILVVSVAVMLLIVASIVYWFIMRKIKEKRQNKYIFSDTSAATTFEESSTRRELDGSTRNSDLQFFDLSKIVAATDNFSVSNKLGEGGFGSVYKGCLYNGKEIAVKRLSKYSGQGVEEFKNEVAIIAKLQHRNLVRILGYCVQGEEKMLIYEYLPNRSLDTFIFDFGMARIVGGELGDQIEANTNRVVGTYGYMSPEYAMRGLFSVKLDVYSFGVLLLEIITGKRNSTYYHHDDPSSNLIGHIWELWKEGKAMEIVDSSLGDITLDNEVARCIQIGLLCVQEYATDRPNMSTVVAMLGNDKPLPSPKQPAFFFMGSSHGKDTSTSEAAISINEVTISLVHDR from the exons ATGTATTCACCTTCTAAACTGTTATTGACTCCATTattgcttctctctctccttttccaaaTATGCGTTTCCCAAGATACCATTACGCCGGACGAGCCTCTTAAAGACGGTGACATCCTCGTCTCCAACCGAGAAACGTTTGCACTTGGATTTTTCAGCCGGCCTGCCAATTCCAGCCGTCGCTACGTCGGGATTTGGTATAACAAAGTTCCAGTACAAACGGTTGTTTGGGTCGCTAACAGAGACGATCCGCTCGATGGTTCCGCCGGTATCCTTTCCATCGACGGTCATGGAAACCTCGACCTCACCGAGACAAACCGAAGCATCCCTATCTGGTCTACTAACGCTTCTGTTGCCTCCGCGAACCATTCCATGGCACGGCTCTTGGACACCGGGAACCTCGTTTTGGTTCATCCAGAAACCCAGCGCCCTATATGGCAGAGCTTTGACTTTCCGACCGACACTTTGCTTCCGTTTATGAAATTGGGGCTCGATCGCCGGGCTGGGCTGAACAGGTCCCTGACATCTTGGAAGTCCAAGGATGACCCGGGAACCGGCTACTACACCTTAGCGATTGATCCATCCGGGTATCCGCAGCTGTTCTTATACAAGGGTGGGGCTCCTTTGTGGCGGGGCGGACCTTGGACCGGACAAAGATGGAGCGGCATACCCCAAATGAAACGGAATTTCATCTTCAACATCATTTACGTGGATAATCAAGATGAGATCACCATTGAAGACCGTCTCCTTGTACCTAACGTTTTCGCTATTGCGGTGGTGAAGGAACCTGGGGTCATTGAGCGATCTACTTGGCATGAGAACGGGTGGGTCGCGTATTCTTCCTTCCCGACAGAGAATTGCGATAACTACCAAAAATGCGGACCAAATAGTTACTGTGACCCGAACAACCCAGAAAAGTTCGAGTGCACGTGCTTGCCCGGGTTTGAACCCAAGTCAGCCCATGATTGGTTCCTGAGAGATGGGTCGGGCGGGTGCGTGAGGAATCAAGGAGTGTTCACGTGCAATAGCGGAGAAGGGTTCGTGAAGCTTGCACGTGTGAAGTTGCCGGATACCTCGATGGCACGTGTGGACATGAGTCTGTCGTTGAAAGAGTGCAAGCAAGAGTGCCTGAAGAATTGTAATTGTACGGCATACACCAATGCAATTGAGACAAAGGGAGGGATTGGGTGCCTTACATGGCACGGGAACTTGGTGGACACGAGAGTCTATTACAACGTAGGACAAGATTTATATCTACGTGTGGATGCAACTACACTAG ctCAATATGCAAAGAAGAATGGTCTTCTTCAGAATAGAGGAAAGCTGGCAATTCTTGTGGTTTCTGTTGCAGTAATGCTGCTTATTGTGGCTTCCATTGTGTATTGGTTCATAATGAGGAAGATAAAGG AGAAAAGACAAAACAAGTATATTTTTAGCGATACCTCCGCTGCAACAACCTTTGAAGAATCTTCAACTAGAAGGGAGCTCGATGGAAGTACAAGAAATTCAGATTTACAATTCTTTGACCTAAGTAAGATAGTTGCAGCCACGGATAACTTCTCTGTTTCTAACAAGCTAGGAGAAGGTGGTTTTGGATCAGTGTATAAG GGTTGCTTATACAATGGGAAGGAAATAGCAGTGAAAAGACTATCAAAGTACTCCGGACAAGGCGTAGAAGAGTTCAAGAATGAAGTTGCAATCATTGCTAAACTTCAACACAGGAACCTTGTGAGGATTCTTGGTTATTGCGTTCAGGGAGAAGAAAAGATGTTAATCTATGAGTACTTGCCAAACCGAAGTTTGGACACCTTCATTTTTG ATTTTGGTATGGCTAGAATTGTTGGAGGGGAGTTAGGGGACCAAATTGAAGCCAACACAAATCGTGTAGTTGGAACATA TGGTTACATGTCTCCGGAGTATGCAATGCGTGGACTATTTTCAGTGAAGTTAGATGTATACAGCTTTGGGGTTTTGCTACTGGAGATCATTACTGGAAAAAGGAACAGTACTTATTATCATCATGATGATCCCTCCTCAAACTTGATTGGGCAT ATTTGGGAGTTATGGAAAGAAGGCAAAGCCATGGAAATAGTTGATTCGTCATTGGGTGACATAACCCTTGATAATGAAGTTGCAAGATGCATTCAAATTGGGCTTTTGTGTGTGCAAGAATATGCAACAGATCGGCCAAACATGTCAACAGTTGTTGCAATGTTGGGTAATGACAAACCTCTTCCTTCTCCAAAACAacctgcatttttttttatgggtagtAGCCATGGGAAAGACACATCAACTAGCGAAGCAGCCATTTCTATCAATGAAGTAACAATTTCTTTGGTTCACGATCGTTAA
- the LOC122275732 gene encoding G-type lectin S-receptor-like serine/threonine-protein kinase RKS1 isoform X1 → MYSPSKLLLTPLLLLSLLFQICVSQDTITPDEPLKDGDILVSNRETFALGFFSRPANSSRRYVGIWYNKVPVQTVVWVANRDDPLDGSAGILSIDGHGNLDLTETNRSIPIWSTNASVASANHSMARLLDTGNLVLVHPETQRPIWQSFDFPTDTLLPFMKLGLDRRAGLNRSLTSWKSKDDPGTGYYTLAIDPSGYPQLFLYKGGAPLWRGGPWTGQRWSGIPQMKRNFIFNIIYVDNQDEITIEDRLLVPNVFAIAVVKEPGVIERSTWHENGWVAYSSFPTENCDNYQKCGPNSYCDPNNPEKFECTCLPGFEPKSAHDWFLRDGSGGCVRNQGVFTCNSGEGFVKLARVKLPDTSMARVDMSLSLKECKQECLKNCNCTAYTNAIETKGGIGCLTWHGNLVDTRVYYNVGQDLYLRVDATTLAQYAKKNGLLQNRGKLAILVVSVAVMLLIVASIVYWFIMRKIKEKRQNKYIFSDTSAATTFEESSTRRELDGSTRNSDLQFFDLSKIVAATDNFSVSNKLGEGGFGSVYKGCLYNGKEIAVKRLSKYSGQGVEEFKNEVAIIAKLQHRNLVRILGYCVQGEEKMLIYEYLPNRSLDTFIFDETKRSLLDWGKCFEIICGIARGILYLHQDSRLRIIHRDLKASNVLLDNAMLPKIADFGMARIVGGELGDQIEANTNRVVGTYGYMSPEYAMRGLFSVKLDVYSFGVLLLEIITGKRNSTYYHHDDPSSNLIGHIWELWKEGKAMEIVDSSLGDITLDNEVARCIQIGLLCVQEYATDRPNMSTVVAMLGNDKPLPSPKQPAFFFMGSSHGKDTSTSEAAISINEVTISLVHDR, encoded by the exons ATGTATTCACCTTCTAAACTGTTATTGACTCCATTattgcttctctctctccttttccaaaTATGCGTTTCCCAAGATACCATTACGCCGGACGAGCCTCTTAAAGACGGTGACATCCTCGTCTCCAACCGAGAAACGTTTGCACTTGGATTTTTCAGCCGGCCTGCCAATTCCAGCCGTCGCTACGTCGGGATTTGGTATAACAAAGTTCCAGTACAAACGGTTGTTTGGGTCGCTAACAGAGACGATCCGCTCGATGGTTCCGCCGGTATCCTTTCCATCGACGGTCATGGAAACCTCGACCTCACCGAGACAAACCGAAGCATCCCTATCTGGTCTACTAACGCTTCTGTTGCCTCCGCGAACCATTCCATGGCACGGCTCTTGGACACCGGGAACCTCGTTTTGGTTCATCCAGAAACCCAGCGCCCTATATGGCAGAGCTTTGACTTTCCGACCGACACTTTGCTTCCGTTTATGAAATTGGGGCTCGATCGCCGGGCTGGGCTGAACAGGTCCCTGACATCTTGGAAGTCCAAGGATGACCCGGGAACCGGCTACTACACCTTAGCGATTGATCCATCCGGGTATCCGCAGCTGTTCTTATACAAGGGTGGGGCTCCTTTGTGGCGGGGCGGACCTTGGACCGGACAAAGATGGAGCGGCATACCCCAAATGAAACGGAATTTCATCTTCAACATCATTTACGTGGATAATCAAGATGAGATCACCATTGAAGACCGTCTCCTTGTACCTAACGTTTTCGCTATTGCGGTGGTGAAGGAACCTGGGGTCATTGAGCGATCTACTTGGCATGAGAACGGGTGGGTCGCGTATTCTTCCTTCCCGACAGAGAATTGCGATAACTACCAAAAATGCGGACCAAATAGTTACTGTGACCCGAACAACCCAGAAAAGTTCGAGTGCACGTGCTTGCCCGGGTTTGAACCCAAGTCAGCCCATGATTGGTTCCTGAGAGATGGGTCGGGCGGGTGCGTGAGGAATCAAGGAGTGTTCACGTGCAATAGCGGAGAAGGGTTCGTGAAGCTTGCACGTGTGAAGTTGCCGGATACCTCGATGGCACGTGTGGACATGAGTCTGTCGTTGAAAGAGTGCAAGCAAGAGTGCCTGAAGAATTGTAATTGTACGGCATACACCAATGCAATTGAGACAAAGGGAGGGATTGGGTGCCTTACATGGCACGGGAACTTGGTGGACACGAGAGTCTATTACAACGTAGGACAAGATTTATATCTACGTGTGGATGCAACTACACTAG ctCAATATGCAAAGAAGAATGGTCTTCTTCAGAATAGAGGAAAGCTGGCAATTCTTGTGGTTTCTGTTGCAGTAATGCTGCTTATTGTGGCTTCCATTGTGTATTGGTTCATAATGAGGAAGATAAAGG AGAAAAGACAAAACAAGTATATTTTTAGCGATACCTCCGCTGCAACAACCTTTGAAGAATCTTCAACTAGAAGGGAGCTCGATGGAAGTACAAGAAATTCAGATTTACAATTCTTTGACCTAAGTAAGATAGTTGCAGCCACGGATAACTTCTCTGTTTCTAACAAGCTAGGAGAAGGTGGTTTTGGATCAGTGTATAAG GGTTGCTTATACAATGGGAAGGAAATAGCAGTGAAAAGACTATCAAAGTACTCCGGACAAGGCGTAGAAGAGTTCAAGAATGAAGTTGCAATCATTGCTAAACTTCAACACAGGAACCTTGTGAGGATTCTTGGTTATTGCGTTCAGGGAGAAGAAAAGATGTTAATCTATGAGTACTTGCCAAACCGAAGTTTGGACACCTTCATTTTTG ATGAAACAAAAAGGTCATTGTTAGATTGGGGCAAATGCTTTGAGATTATTTGTGGGATTGCTCGAGGGATCTTATATCTTCATCAAGACTCAAGATTAAGGATTATCCATAGAGATCTAAAAGCCAGTAATGTTCTACTTGACAATGCAATGCTTCCAAAAATTGCAGATTTTGGTATGGCTAGAATTGTTGGAGGGGAGTTAGGGGACCAAATTGAAGCCAACACAAATCGTGTAGTTGGAACATA TGGTTACATGTCTCCGGAGTATGCAATGCGTGGACTATTTTCAGTGAAGTTAGATGTATACAGCTTTGGGGTTTTGCTACTGGAGATCATTACTGGAAAAAGGAACAGTACTTATTATCATCATGATGATCCCTCCTCAAACTTGATTGGGCAT ATTTGGGAGTTATGGAAAGAAGGCAAAGCCATGGAAATAGTTGATTCGTCATTGGGTGACATAACCCTTGATAATGAAGTTGCAAGATGCATTCAAATTGGGCTTTTGTGTGTGCAAGAATATGCAACAGATCGGCCAAACATGTCAACAGTTGTTGCAATGTTGGGTAATGACAAACCTCTTCCTTCTCCAAAACAacctgcatttttttttatgggtagtAGCCATGGGAAAGACACATCAACTAGCGAAGCAGCCATTTCTATCAATGAAGTAACAATTTCTTTGGTTCACGATCGTTAA
- the LOC122275740 gene encoding uncharacterized protein LOC122275740 — MSYARWTNVPQAQKDELIDRVRGDFALDWDRENHRLTVRKQLRKQFNAFHHELHKKYESYSSHEEALAAGSTMVDLQVWVKLCERWGSEEFKKIARQNRENRKALTINHTAGRKSFVRLMEEKV; from the exons ATGAGCTATGCGAGATGGACTAATGTGCCGCAGGCACAAAAGGACGAGTTGATCGACCGTGTGAGA GGTGACTTCGCGTTAGATTGGGATCGAGAGAATCATAGACTGACCGTCAGGAAGCAGTTGCGTAAGCAGTTCAATGCATTCCACCATGAATTACACAAAAAGTATGAATCGTACAGTAGTCACGAGGAAGCATTGGCTGCTGGCAGTACCATGGTTGACTTGCAAGTCTGGGTTAAGCTGTGTGAGAGGTGGGGAAGTGAGGAATTCAAG AAAATTGCAAGACAAAATCGAGAGAATAGGAAAGCGCTAACCATTAACCACACGGCAGGCCGCAAATCGTTTGTTAGGCTAATGGAGGAGAAGGTATAG